From the genome of Candidatus Eisenbacteria bacterium, one region includes:
- a CDS encoding T9SS type A sorting domain-containing protein translates to MVLSFRTAGALVGILAACGSAGAQELRPDIITRTNELYDHDIVTNIVPGRTHLRLSNATANIGAGKLYLYGVLPANPDGTQNVRQRIWLDSGAYYDRDAGTFIYHPEHNHVHVQDWAVYRLRAVTADGGVGGIVAEGSKTSFCILDQIVHDSSLPGFVSTPEFSSCGSSVQGESIGWADVYTKDLEGQQIDITGLPDGNYWLESEADPLDHFLEADETNNIARIRITIGNPSPINPDPYEPNDQMSDLNSRVVGAPNSPVLGPCGPSKTILNLTIHASGNDDLFRFYMPALGQTGDEVRIDFANPSGDLDMDLLNATGTVVATSNSTRNYERISLQGRAAGWYNVRVRGYLGAMNPDYSLAINPSQNGTPTITVLNPPAGDTLVAQDRSYTTTWQASDPEGNPTWVDVYVNTSPALDGNEIRFLSSQNTPGAQGFYNINLGTLPLNTYYVYTRITDGGTIAGDWSAGTFTVAPVTGVEEEIDALAWRLLPTAPNPFNPNTLLRLQVGHESRVSWRIYDVRGALVRTLENGPMAAGVHARRWNGLDDRGRAVASGIYYMIVKADGYTGRQKLTLLR, encoded by the coding sequence CCCTGGTTGGAATTCTCGCCGCATGCGGATCTGCTGGCGCGCAGGAGCTGCGCCCGGACATCATAACGCGAACGAATGAGCTGTACGATCACGACATCGTGACCAATATCGTGCCCGGAAGGACCCACCTTCGCCTTTCGAACGCGACGGCAAACATCGGCGCGGGCAAGCTCTACCTCTACGGCGTGCTTCCCGCCAACCCCGACGGAACGCAGAATGTCCGCCAGCGAATCTGGCTGGACTCGGGCGCCTACTACGATCGCGATGCAGGCACCTTCATTTATCACCCAGAACACAACCACGTCCACGTCCAGGATTGGGCCGTCTACCGCCTGCGGGCTGTTACGGCCGACGGTGGCGTTGGAGGGATCGTGGCCGAAGGGTCGAAGACGAGCTTTTGTATCCTCGATCAGATCGTTCACGACAGCAGCCTTCCTGGGTTTGTGTCGACGCCCGAGTTCTCATCCTGTGGTTCGAGCGTTCAGGGCGAGTCCATAGGCTGGGCCGACGTCTACACCAAGGATCTCGAGGGTCAGCAAATCGACATCACGGGCCTTCCCGACGGCAACTACTGGCTGGAGTCCGAAGCCGATCCGCTCGATCACTTTCTGGAAGCCGACGAAACGAACAACATCGCCCGGATCCGAATCACAATCGGGAATCCAAGCCCGATCAACCCAGATCCGTACGAACCCAACGACCAGATGTCCGATCTGAATTCGCGAGTGGTGGGTGCACCGAATAGTCCGGTCCTGGGCCCCTGCGGCCCGTCCAAGACGATCCTCAATCTGACGATCCATGCCAGCGGAAACGATGACCTTTTCCGCTTCTACATGCCGGCGCTCGGGCAAACCGGCGATGAAGTGCGCATCGATTTCGCCAATCCATCCGGCGATCTGGATATGGACCTGCTGAATGCCACGGGAACCGTTGTCGCGACATCGAACAGCACGCGCAACTACGAGAGAATCTCGCTGCAAGGCCGCGCGGCAGGCTGGTACAACGTCCGCGTCCGCGGTTACCTTGGAGCGATGAACCCAGACTACTCGCTCGCCATCAATCCCTCCCAGAACGGCACGCCAACCATCACGGTGTTGAATCCACCCGCGGGCGACACCCTCGTAGCTCAAGACCGCTCCTACACCACGACATGGCAGGCGAGTGACCCGGAGGGCAACCCGACGTGGGTCGACGTGTATGTCAACACCTCGCCGGCGTTGGATGGAAACGAGATTCGTTTCCTGAGCTCGCAAAACACGCCCGGAGCGCAGGGATTCTACAATATCAACCTTGGGACGCTCCCGCTGAATACCTACTACGTCTACACAAGGATTACCGACGGCGGCACGATCGCCGGTGACTGGTCGGCAGGAACCTTCACGGTCGCGCCTGTTACCGGCGTCGAGGAAGAAATCGATGCTCTTGCATGGCGACTCTTGCCCACGGCTCCGAACCCCTTCAACCCAAACACGCTCTTACGCCTCCAGGTGGGCCACGAGTCCAGAGTATCGTGGCGGATCTACGATGTTCGTGGAGCTCTCGTGCGCACCCTCGAGAACGGCCCAATGGCGGCCGGCGTGCACGCGCGAAGATGGAATGGGCTAGACGATCGGGGCCGAGCGGTCGCCAGTGGTATCTACTACATGATCGTAAAGGCGGACGGCTATACAGGCCGGCAGAAGCTCACGCTGCTCCGATAG